AGGTAACGGTGCAGGTACGGGCCGCGGGTGGCCCGGCGGATCTCGAAGTGGACGCCGATCGCCGCGATCATGGTCTCGCCGGGGTGCAGGGACCGGTGCTGCTTGATCCAGTGCGCGTAGGGGTCCTCGGCGAGAGGACGGCGATCCGGTGGCGCGTTCGTGAAGGCGGAGTCCAGTACGGCCGCCATGTCGTGGAACCACGTCGCGGTGGCGCCGTCGGCGCGTTCCCAGGCGAACTCGTCGACGAGCACCATGCCGCCGGGCCGCAGCAGGGCCCGTGCCCGACCGGCCACCTTGGCGAGCCGGCTCATGTGGTGCAGGGACAGGGAGAACACGACCGCGTCGAACGGGTCGTCGTCGTAGGCGGCGAAGTCGGCCCGTACCGCGTCGACGCCGCGCAGCACGGCCGCCGACACGGCCGTGGTGTCGATGTCCACGGCCGTCACCGTGTGACCGGCCGCGCGGAGCGCGAGCGCGAGGTCGCCGTGTCCGCAGCCCACGTCGAGGACGCGGGACGGTGCGGCCGGCAGCCACCTGGTGAGGAAGGCCATCTGGTCGGCGATGCCGGCGGAGGTGACGTCGGCCGGCGCGTCGTGGAGTGAGGGTCGCATGACATCAAGCCTTGACCGGCGAACCCATGAGGACAAGTGCGGGTTGGTACGGGGACGTATAAGGTCAGTGCATGCTTGACACCTGGTCGCTCCAGGTGCTCGCCGCGGTCGGCGAGCACGGGTCGTTCTCGGCCGCCGCCGAGGCGCTGTCCCTGACCCAGCCGGCCGTGTCCCGGCAGATCGCGGGACTGGAGAGACGGCTCGGTGTGCGCCTGTTCAGCCGGGTGCCGCGCGGGGTGCGCGCCACCCCCGCCGGCGAGGTCGCGGTCGAGATGGCCCTCGACACGCTCGCCGGGTTGCGTGCGCTGGAGGCACGGCTCACGTCGTTCGCCGATCTGCAGTCCGGCGCGCTGCGGCTCGCGGCGTTCCCGAGCGCCAACGCCTTCCTGGTGCCGGAGGCCATCCGCCGGTTCACCGACGCGCACCCCGGCGTGTCCCTCAGCCTGCTGCGCGCGGAGGAGACACCACCGCTGCGTGACGTGCGCGAGGGCCGGCTCGACCTGGAGCTGATCACCCACTGGCACCTGTACGAGGACGGCGAGACCGCCAGGTACGCCTCACCCGGCGAGAGCCCCCGCCGTGTCGCGCTCGACGGTGTCGAGTTGGTCCCGTTGCTCGACGAGGAACTGCGCATCGCTCTTCCCGCCGGTCACCGGCTGGCCCGCGGCCAGCGGGTCAACCTGTCGGACCTCGCGGCCGAGACCTGGATCGACGGCGCGCATCCCGACTGCCTCGGGCCGATGACCCCGCTCGCCGAGGCGCTCGGCGCCGAGCCGCGCGTCGGCCTGTGGTGCGACGACTGGAACGGCAAGCAGGCCCTGGTCGCGGCCCGCGCCGGCGTCATGCTGGTGCCGACCCTCGCGCACACCGCGATGCGCGGCGACGTCGTCGTGCTCCCCGTCACCCCGGCTCTCCCCACCCGCCGCCTCTACGCCGCCACCGCGGCCCCGCCGTTCCGCGCCCCCGCCGTGACGGCCATGCTGGACATTCTCACCGATCTGACGGGCTCGCAGCGCTACCCGAGGAAGGCACGCAGGCAGCAGGAAGCCTGAGTCATCGGTTCACCGGAATGCGGTATACCCGTAGGACATGACCGGTATGAACAACAATCATTATCCTTGGACCCGTATTCTCCTGAATACTTTTCATCCGAGGCCGTGAGTCATGTGATTCCGTATATGACGTGATTTCGGAATGCCGCGTGTGCCGTCTGGCGGGTCGGAGAGCAGCGACTCCGGCCCGCCAGGCATTCCCCCGCACAAGCGGACGGAACGCGCGGGCCGGTACGCCGAGCGGGAGGAGCTATTTGGTGGAGATGCCGACGCCGAGGTCGAACTCGCGGTAGACGCGGGCCCAGAAGCCGTCGCGCAGCCACACGCGCGCCTCGGGGTAGGGACGCAGGGAGTGACCGAGTTCCTTCTCGGCCTCGATGAGGAGCTCGGTGTCGATCACCGTCGGCAGGAGCGGGCCGGGGAGGAGGTCGCGGATGTTGTCGCGGCCGCGGGTGAGGATCCACTTCTGCGCGACGTGCTCGCCGACCTCCTCGACCCGGGGACGGCTCGGGC
The window above is part of the Sphaerisporangium rubeum genome. Proteins encoded here:
- a CDS encoding class I SAM-dependent methyltransferase — protein: MRPSLHDAPADVTSAGIADQMAFLTRWLPAAPSRVLDVGCGHGDLALALRAAGHTVTAVDIDTTAVSAAVLRGVDAVRADFAAYDDDPFDAVVFSLSLHHMSRLAKVAGRARALLRPGGMVLVDEFAWERADGATATWFHDMAAVLDSAFTNAPPDRRPLAEDPYAHWIKQHRSLHPGETMIAAIGVHFEIRRATRGPYLHRYLTDRLTDNEAGARVHTMLRRIERQRILGGGLAAVGLRLVAQATN
- a CDS encoding LysR family transcriptional regulator — its product is MLDTWSLQVLAAVGEHGSFSAAAEALSLTQPAVSRQIAGLERRLGVRLFSRVPRGVRATPAGEVAVEMALDTLAGLRALEARLTSFADLQSGALRLAAFPSANAFLVPEAIRRFTDAHPGVSLSLLRAEETPPLRDVREGRLDLELITHWHLYEDGETARYASPGESPRRVALDGVELVPLLDEELRIALPAGHRLARGQRVNLSDLAAETWIDGAHPDCLGPMTPLAEALGAEPRVGLWCDDWNGKQALVAARAGVMLVPTLAHTAMRGDVVVLPVTPALPTRRLYAATAAPPFRAPAVTAMLDILTDLTGSQRYPRKARRQQEA